The DNA sequence CCCACCGAGGCCCAGTTCGCCCTGCGCAACATCGACTCGCCCTCCTTCCTGGTGAACTTCATCAGCAGCAACATGAACGCCGAGGTGGCCGAGAAGCAGCGCATGCTGGAGGTGGCCGACCTGCGCGAGCGGGCCAAGCTGCTGCTGGCGCACCTCACCAGGGAGCTGCAGATGCTGCAGATGAAGAACGAGATCCAGAGCAAGGTGCGCACCGAGGTGGACCGCCAGCAACGCGAGTACTTCCTGCACCAGCAGATGAAGACCATCCAGGACGAGCTCGGTGGCAACCCGATCGAGCAGGAACTGGAGGAGATGCGCGCCAAGGCGGCCAGGAAGAAGTGGAGCGCGAAGGTGGCCGAGACCTTCGAGAAGGAGCTCACCAAGCTCCAGCGCATGAACCCCGCCGGCGCCGAGTTCAGCGTGCAGCACAACTACGTGCAGCTGCTGCTCGAACTGCCCTGGGGCGAGTACAGCACGGACAAGTTCGACCTGCGGAACGCGCAGAAGATCCTGGACCGCGACCACTTCGGCCTCGAGAAGGTGAAGGAGCGCATCATCGAGCACCTCGCCGTGCTGAAGCTCAAGGGCGACATGAAGGCGCCGATCATCCTGCTCTACGGACCTCCGGGCGTGGGCAAGACGAGCCTGGGCAAGAGCATGGCCGAGGCGCTGGGCCGCAAGTACGTGCGCATGAGCCTGGGGGGGCTGCACGATGAGGCCGAGATCCGCGGACACCGCAAGACCTACATCGGCGCCATGCCGGGCCGCCTCATCCAGAGCCTCAAGAAGGCCGGCACCAGCAACCCGCTCTTCGTGCTCGACGAGATCGACAAGGTGGGCAAGGACTTCCACGGCGACCCCGCCAGCGCCCTGCTCGAAGTGCTCGATCCCGAGCAGAACAACGCCTTCCACGACAACTACGTGGAGATCGAGTACGACCTCAGCCGCGTGATGTTCATCGCCACGGCCAACAGCCTCGGCACGATCCATCCCGCCTTGCGCGACCGCATGGAGATCATCGAGGTGAACGGGTACACCGAGGAGGAGAAGGTGGAGATCGCCCAGCGCCACCTGCTGCCCAAGCAGTTCGCCGAGAACGGCATCAAGCCCAAGCAGCTCAAGCTGGCCCCGGGCCTCATCGAGGCCATCATCGAGCAGTACACCGACGAGAGCGGCGTGCGCACCCTGGAGAAGCGCATCGCCAAGCTGGTGCGCCACCGCGCCAA is a window from the Flavobacteriales bacterium genome containing:
- the lon gene encoding endopeptidase La, whose translation is MNDLLHSDPALFSSEALENETELIPLITAEDEEQMNAETTPPELPILPLRNTVLFPGVVIPITVGRDRSIRLIQDVYRGNRTLGVVSQKDSQIEEPNADDLNRVGTLAQIIRMLRMPDGSTTAIIQGKKRFEVLEMVRMDPYFTARIKEFAEVRPEKDDKEFHALVSSLKDLALEIIKQSPHIPTEAQFALRNIDSPSFLVNFISSNMNAEVAEKQRMLEVADLRERAKLLLAHLTRELQMLQMKNEIQSKVRTEVDRQQREYFLHQQMKTIQDELGGNPIEQELEEMRAKAARKKWSAKVAETFEKELTKLQRMNPAGAEFSVQHNYVQLLLELPWGEYSTDKFDLRNAQKILDRDHFGLEKVKERIIEHLAVLKLKGDMKAPIILLYGPPGVGKTSLGKSMAEALGRKYVRMSLGGLHDEAEIRGHRKTYIGAMPGRLIQSLKKAGTSNPLFVLDEIDKVGKDFHGDPASALLEVLDPEQNNAFHDNYVEIEYDLSRVMFIATANSLGTIHPALRDRMEIIEVNGYTEEEKVEIAQRHLLPKQFAENGIKPKQLKLAPGLIEAIIEQYTDESGVRTLEKRIAKLVRHRAKQIALKQKHSITITVDDLVKIYGPSHARDKYQGNDVAGVVTGLAWTPTGGDILFIETSITKGEGKLTLTGNLGDVMKESAIIALEYLKAHSGIIGLDPDVFKRWNVHVHVPEGATPKDGPSAGIAMLTSIASAFTQQKVRKFTAMTGEITLRGRVLPVGGIKEKILAAKRAGIKEIILSADNRKDIEDIDVRYTKGMRFTYVTEMIEVVKHALLKEKVENALKVA